In Juglans regia cultivar Chandler chromosome 13, Walnut 2.0, whole genome shotgun sequence, the following proteins share a genomic window:
- the LOC109010857 gene encoding ABC transporter C family member 10-like isoform X3: MESRRKRNMKVETPSVDRVTPFSKAGFLSRMSFWWLNPLMKTGRAKTLEDEDMPKLREADGAEECYRLFLEQLNKQKRAKPSILKALISCHWKEIFLSGCFALLKVLAISAGPLLLNAFILVAEGKKSFKYEGHLLAISFFLSKSIESISQRQWYFRSKLTGLKVRSLLIAAIYKKQLRLSNSARLVHSSGEIMNYVTLDAYRIGEFLFWFHQIWTTSLQLCLTLVIVFRAVKLATTAALVVIILTVLCNIPLAKLQHKFQSKLMVAQDERLKAISEALVNMKVLKLYAWDTHFKNVIENLRKVECKWLTSVQLEKGYHSLLFWSTPVWVSSTTFVTCYFLRVPLHANNVFTFVATFRLVQDPIAVIPDAIGVFIQAKVSFARIVRFLEAPELQSANTRKNCDTESVNHSIFIKSAEFSWGENSSKPTLRNINLEVRAGEKVAICGEVGSGKSTLLEAILGEVPKTQGTIEVYGKISYVSQTAWIQTGTIQENILFGSAMDSEKYRETLERCSLVKDLELLPFGDLTEIGERGVNLSGGQKQRLQLARALYQNADIFLLDDPFSALDAQTAMSVFNLLLDGEILLEGPYHRLVASSKEFLDFVNAHKETAGSERLAVGCSSHRCEISSRDITKTYVEKQSKDDNCDQLIKQEERERGDTGLKPYRQYLNLNKGFLFFSVAALFHLLFAIGQILQNSWMAAKVDHPHVNQLRLVLVYMLIGLVSILFLLGRSLCTVALGLKASETLFSQLLDSFFHAPMSFYDSTPLGRILSRVSSDLSDTDLDVPFSLIFSVSSSINTCSALVVLAVVTWQVLFVSIPMIYLTIRFQRYYHASAKQLKRINGTTKSLIASHLAESMAGAMTVRAFEKEEGFFAKNFDLIDTNASPYFHSFSVDEWLIQRTEMVSAAVLASASLCMVLLPPRTFSSGFIGMALSYGLSLSNNLVRTIQKQCSIANNIISVERLNQYMHIPSEAPTIIQESRPSPDWPAVGKVEIEDLQVRYRSTAPLVLCGISCTFEGGHKIGIVGRTGSGKSTLIGALFRLVEPASGKITVDGIDISKIGLHDLRSRLGIIPQDPTLFNGTVRYNLDPFSQHSDQEIWEVIGKCQLQESLLEKGKGLESLVVEHGSNWSVGQRQLFCLGRVLLRRRRLLMLDEATASIDNATDMILQKIIRTEFADHTVIIVAHRIPTVMDCTMILAISDGKLVEYDAPTKLMKREDSLFRQLVKEYWSSCQSTEPH, encoded by the exons ATGGAGAgcagaaggaaaagaaacatgaAGGTTGAAACACCGTCTGTTGACCGTGTCACTCCATTTTCAAAAGCCGGATTCCTCAGTAGAATGTCTTTTTGGTGGTTAAATCCGTTGATGAAAACGGGCCGGGCGAAAACTCTTGAGGATGAAGATATGCCCAAACTGCGAGAGGCAGACGGAGCAGAAGAATGTTACAGGCTGTTCTTGGAGCAGTTGAATAAGCAGAAAAGAGCAAAACCATCAATTCTTAAGGCATTAATTTCATGCCACTGGAAAGAAATTTTCCTATCTGGGTGCTTTGCTTTGTTAAAGGTTCTCGCAATTTCTGCCGGTCCCCTACTTCTGAACGCCTTCATATTGGTTGCTGagggaaaaaaatcattcaagtaCGAAGGACATTTATTGGcaatctcatttttcttgtcaAAGAGCATAGAATCCATATCTCAAAGACAATGGTATTTCCGAAGCAAGCTTACTGGACTGAAAGTGAGGTCATTGCTCATAGCAGCAATTTATAAGAAGCAACTGAGATTATCCAACTCTGCTAGATTGGTGCACTCAAGTGGTGAGATAATGAACTATGTTACTTTAGATGCTTATAGGATTGGAGAGTTTCTATTTTGGTTCCATCAGATTTGGACGACAAGTCTACAGCTATGTCTTACATTGGTGATTGTTTTCCGTGCTGTGAAACTAGCTACAACCGCAGCATTGGTGGTGATAATTCTAACTGTACTTTGCAATATCCCACTTGCTAAGTTACAACATAAGTTTCAATCCAAGCTAATGGTGGCCCAAGATGAGAGACTCAAGGCTATTTCCGAGGCTCTGGTGAATATGAAGGTTTTAAAACTGTATGCTTGGGATACTCATTTCAAGAATGTAATAGAGAATTTAAGGAAGGTGGAGTGTAAATGGTTAACTTCAGTGCAGTTGGAGAAAGGATATCATAGCCTTCTCTTTTGGTCAACCCCTGTCTGGGTGTCTTCGACTACCTTTGTAACATGTTATTTCCTCAGAGTTCCCCTACATGCAAATAATGTTTTCACCTTTGTAGCAACATTTCGCCTTGTTCAGGATCCAATTGCAGTAATTCCTGACGCTATTGGGGTGTTCATTCAAGCGAAGGTTTCATTTGCACGCATTGTAAGATTCCTCGAGGCACCCGAGCTGCAGAGTGCAAATACTAGGAAAAATTGCGACACAGAGAGCGTGAATCACTCCATTTTTATAAAGTCCGCCGAGTTCTCGTGGGGAGAGAATTCATCAAAGCCGACTCTGAGAAACATAAATCTGGAGGTTAGAGCTGGTGAAAAGGTGGCCATATGTGGTGAAGTTGGCTCGGGCAAATCAACCCTACTGGAGGCAATTCTTGGAGAAGTACCAAAGACGCAGGGAACT ATTGAAGTCTATGGAAAGATTTCCTATGTTTCTCAAACAGCATGGATTCAGACGGGGACAATACAGGAGAACATTTTATTTGGGTCTGCAATGGATAGTGAAAAATACAGAGAAACACTAGAGAGGTGTTCGTTGGTTAAGGACCTCGAGTTGCTTCCCTTTGGGGATCTCACTGAAATAGGGGAGAGAGGAGTTAACTTGAGTGGTGGTCAGAAGCAACGCCTCCAACTTGCTCGTGCTCTCTATCAGAATGCTGATATATTTCTCTTGGATGATCCGTTCAGTGCTTTGGACGCACAGACTGCCATGAGTGTATTTAAT TTGCTGTTAGATGGCGAAATCCTACTAGAAGGTCCTTATCATCGGTTAGTGGCCTCAAGCAAAGAATTTCTGGACTTTGTTAACGCACACAAAGAGACGGCGGGCTCTGAGAGACTTGCAGTAGGTTGTTCTAGCCATAGATGTGAAATATCATCCAGAGATATTACAAAGACTTATGTAGAGAAGCAATCCAAAGACGATAATTGTGATCAATTGATTAagcaagaagagagagaaagaggagacACCGGCCTCAAACCTTACAGGCAATATCTAAATCTTAATAAAGGGTTCTTGTTCTTCTCCGTGGCAGCTCTCTTTCACCTTTTATTTGCGATTGGTCAGATATTACAGAACTCTTGGATGGCTGCTAAAGTTGATCATCCCCACGTTAACCAATTGAGATTGGTCTTGGTTTACATGTTGATAGGATTAGTctcaatactttttttattgggtAGAAGTCTTTGTACTGTTGCTTTGGGTCTTAAAGCTTCAGAAACCTTGTTTTCACAGCTATTAGACTCCTTTTTTCACGCGCCCATGTCTTTCTACGACTCCACGCCTCTCGGAAGGATACTTAGTCGG GTCTCTTCTGATCTGAGTGATACAGATCTTGATGTGCCTTTCAGCCTCATCTTCTCTGTTTCCTCTTCCATAAACACTTGTTCTGCTCTTGTAGTACTGGCCGTTGTAACCTGGCAAGTCTTGTTTGTCTCTATACCAATGATTTATCTCACAATAAGATTTCAG agatACTACCACGCCTCTGCAAAACAATTGAAGCGGATAAATGGCACAACCAAGTCCTTAATAGCAAGTCATCTAGCTGAGTCTATGGCAGGAGCCATGACAGTGAGGGCTTTTGAGAAGGAAGAAGGGTTCTTTGCAAAGAATTTTGACCTTATAGACACAAATGCTAGTCCTTATTTCCACAGTTTTTCAGTAGATGAGTGGCTGATTCAAAGAACAGAAATGGTCAGTGCTGCTGTTCTTGCCTCTGCATCACTTTGCATGGTTTTGCTTCCTCCCCGGACTTTCAGCTCTG GATTTATTGGGATGGCGCTTTCTTATGGTCTTTCCTTGAGCAACAACCTCGTTCGTACAATTCAAAAGCAGTGCAGCATAGCAAATAACATCATTTCGGTAGAAAGGCTAAATCAATACATGCATATTCCTAGTGAAGCCCCTACAATAATACAAGAGAGCCGCCCCTCACCCGATTGGCCTGCTGTGGGTAAAGTGGAGATTGAAGATTTGCAG GTCAGATATAGGTCCACTGCACCTCTTGTTCTTTGTGGGATAAGTTGCACATTTGAAGGAGGGCACAAGATTGGTATTGTTGGCCGAACTGGCAGTGGGAAGAGTACTCTAATAGGTGCTCTTTTTCGTCTGGTGGAGCCAGCTTCAGGGAAGATTACAGTTGATGGCATTGACATCTCTAAAATTGGACTTCATGATCTGAGGTCACGTCTGGGAATCATACCTCAAGACCCGACTCTTTTTAATGGGACTGTGAGATACAATTTGGATCCCTTTTCACAACATTCTGATCAAGAAATATGGGAG GTTATTGGAAAGTGCCAGCTACAAGAGTCTCTTCTGGAGAAAGGAAAAGGCCTAGAGTCCTTGG TTGTGGAACATGGATCGAATTGGAGCGTGGGGCAGCGGCAACTTTTCTGTCTAGGACGTGTACTTCTAAGGCGAAGACGGTTATTGATGCTTGATGAGGCGACTGCATCAATAGACAATGCAACTGACATGATTCTGCAGAAAATTATTCGGACTGAATTTGCAGATCATACTGTGATCATAGTGGCACATAGGATCCCGACTGTGATGGATTGTACGATGATTCTTGCCATTAGTGATG GAAAACTAGTGGAGTATGATGCACCAACGAAGTTAATGAAGAGAGAAGATTCGCTGTTCAGGCAGCTTGTGAAAGAGTACTGGTCGAGTTGTCAGTCTACAGAACCCCATTAG